From Alloacidobacterium dinghuense:
AAGAGAATTGTTTTGTGAAATGCGAAGGCCCGGTGGTATGCCGGGCCTTTTTTCATGGTCGGGAACTCGGCTGGTTCTGTTTCTCTTTGAAATAGAGAATCAGATCCAGATCGGTGTAAACGATATCGATCATGGCGGTGAACCCTCCGTCCTCCGTCACCGCGCAACCATCGCTGGAGGTTGAAATTGCTCTAAAGTGTACGCTTGTCCGGAGGCGATGCTTTGTTAAAGAGAAGTGACCGAACTCCATAAAAAGTGTCAGCTCTCTTTCAGAGAGTCGAATGGTTATCTGCCAATCACGTCGATTACCGTCGCATCCGAGCCGCTCCAGGCTTGTGCTCCTTCGTGGGTAAGTTGGTGTGAGCTGTCGTTCCAGTGCAGGTGCGTGATCTTTGCGTCTCCTTTTTCGTAGGCGTAGGTGTTGCCGTCGTCCTGAAAGAGGGCGAAATCAGCATCGGCTCCGGGATAGACATGGACTTTTGCAATCTGCTGGGGCTGCGAAGTGTTTTCGATGTAGGAACCGGTGGGGATGATCGAGCCGGCACGGACGAAGAGTGGAATGGTGTCGATTGGGGCATTGACAGTGATGGTCTGGCCGCCCTTTATGCGCTCATTCGTCCAGTAGTTGTACCAGTCGGCGCCTGCAGGTAGATAGATGCTGCGGCTGGTTGCGCCTTGCTCCGTCATCGGAGCCACGAGGAACGCCGGGCCGAGCATGTATTCGTCGCGAATGTCGATCACATTCGCGTCATTCGGGAAATCCATGAAGAGCGCACGCATGAACGGGGCTCCGGTTTGGTAGGTCTGGTAGCCGAGGGAGTAGATGTAGGGCAGCAGTTCGTATCTGAGCTTGAGATATTTTTCGAGTATCGGCTCTGCCTGTTTGCCGTAGGACCAGACCTCGTTGTAGCGGCGGCTTCCATGTGTGCGCATGATGGGCAGGAAGGTCGCGTATTCGAACCAGCGCGTGTATAGCTCGACGTAGTCGTCGTAGCCGCCGACGTTGTCGTGAACGTCAGACGGATCGATCAGCGGGGGATGCTCGGGATGATGAACGGCGGGCAGCGGCTGCCATCCGCCAGTATCGTTGCTCCAGTAAGTCAGACCGGATGCTGTGAAGTCGAGGCCTGTCGGGACCTGGCGCCTGAAGGCGTCCCATGTGGCTGTGATGTCGGACGACCAGAAGATCGCGCCGTTTCTTTGTGCGCCGAGATATGCGTCGCGCGAAAGGACCAAGCCGCGATGTGGCGTGTCGCGCCGGAAGCCATCGTAAATCGCAGCGGTGTGAAAGAGGGGATAGACGTTGAAATATTGTGTGCCGGGGCCGATCTGCAGATAACTGCCGTTAGGAGGGAGATCGGGCTCGGTTTCATCGGCCCAGATGGAATCGAAACCTTTGCTGATGATGTTTTCTTTGATCATGTTCCAGTACCAGTGGGCTGCGTCGGGGTTGGTCGTGTCGATGTCTGAGCCTGCTTTGTCAAAAGGCAGGCCGTTTGTTGGCGTGCCATCGGCGAGGTGCTCGAACCAGCCTTTTTTCAAGATGAAATCGTAGTAGCGCGAGCCTTGCTCAAAGCGCGGCCACACGCTGATCATCGTCTGGAAACCCATTTTGTGCAGCTCGCCGTTCATCGCTTTTGGATCAGGCCAGAGATTGGGGACGAAATCCATCTGGCCCATCTTTGAGTAGTAGAGCCAGTCGACGACGATGACGTCGGCAGGCAGATGGCGCTCGCGATAGCCTTTGGCAACGGCCATTACCTCATCCTGCGAGCGGTAGCGCTGCTTGCACTGGATGTATCCGTAATCAGCTTTAGGCAAGAGAGGCGTCGCTCCGGTTAACAGGCGGTAGCCTGCGTAGATTTCGTCTGTCGTTTTGCCAGCGATGAGGAAGAAGGAAACGCGAGCACCCGCTTCGGAGGTCCAACTGGTGCGCTCGTTGAAGTGCGGGGCGATGGTGGTCTTCGACGGATTATCCCAGACGATACCATAGCCGTAATTTGTAACCATGAAAGGCACACATACGCTCTGGCCGCCGGGAGCGTTGTAGTCGTGCCAGCAGTGCACGACATGACCCCGATGATCGAGATAACCCTCCTGGTTTTGTCCCAGGCCATAGTAGTGCTCATCGTCGGGCGAAGCGAAGTCCGCACCCACCTGGTAGAAGTTGGGGTCGGTGGTGCGACGGTCGTATAGGACTTGCGAATTGCCGTCTTTGTGATTCGGTGCGGACATGGACCAGCCATTCAATTCTGCCAACGTCTTGCCTTCCGGAGTTGTGAATGTGATATCCGCGCCGGGAGTTGAGCCGCTGAAGTACTTGCCGGGATCCATGACAGATTGTGGTGGAGGCGTGCCGCCCGTGCGATGACCTTTCAGCGTTACAACCAAGCGCGATGATCTATAAACGTCATCGATACCGCCCTGAGCGTGGTTCCAGCCTGTGGCTGAAGGCGAGGCGACGAAGCCATATCCGGGAGCAGCGAGCGCAGGGTCTTTGAGCAGGCTGAGCGTAACGCGGATGACATTGGGAGCGTATGGCTCAAAGACGATGGTGGAGTCGCCGCGTTCCATCACGAGGCGCTGCTCGCCAGCCTGCGCGTTCGCGTAAGCAAATGAAATCAGGATTGCGGCGCTGACAATGGCTGTAAGAGAAAACTTCTTGATCAGTTTCTGCACGCTGGATCCAGGTAAAGAATGAAGTGCTCTGCGCAGATGAGTGTAAAACGGTTTAGCTGGGAATGTCTTGTTTTCATACCGAGGCAGCGACGGCGTGCATTTTGCCCACGCAGCCATTGCTGTGGGAACTCAGGGCAAGGTGCGTCAGGCGCAAAAAGAAAGGGCGACCGGTGAACGGTCGCCCCTTGACACTGTGGGTGAAGCTTTAAACATTGAGCAATCTGTCAAAGAACGTGCGGTAGCGTTGCAAGGCAAGGCGCAGCTCTTCTGTGGAGACATCCTCTCCACGGTCCCATTGTTTTTCCAATGTGGAACGCTCCTCAGAAAAACCAGCCGTGAGGCGGTCCATTGCGGTAGCGACCAACTTATCGGCTTCTCGCACCGCCCAGCGCGGTTCATCCACGAAACCTGCCTGAACGCTGCCCCAGCGTGTGCGCAGATCTCCTACGTCCGCCGTTGAAAATAGCGGCGTGACGGAATTTGCAGCCGGTGAAGATTGTCTGTTCATGGTTGCGGGAGTCGATTCGAAATCGCGAGTGTCGAAATCAGACCTCGTTGTCGCATTCTCGACAGGCAGCGAAGCGTTTATCAATCGCGGCTTGTTCAGGGATTGAGTCTCGTTATCGTTCTCTAGAAAGACTCCTTCGCGATCGTTTGCCATTTTCGTCCGGTCAAAATACTGCTCTTCTTCCTGACGTCTTAGTTCTGCCATTATGCCACCTCTCGTTTCGCGCGCACGGCATTCGATTCAAGCAGTTCATCGAATAAGGTGCGGTAATAAATCATTGAATTTCGTAGATCTTCAGTGCTGGCTTCGCCGCGTTGGTGTCGCAGCGCGACCTCGTGAGCCGCGCGATAGTTGTTCACTACGAGCGGGTAGTGCACCGAAATGTCTGCTGACCGTTGTTCGAAGTCCGTCATCGGGTAGCCGCGAAACTGCATCAGCCTTGTGACAAGAGCATCCGCTTCAGTGACTGCCATAGCCGGATCGTCTACG
This genomic window contains:
- a CDS encoding TIM-barrel domain-containing protein — protein: MQKLIKKFSLTAIVSAAILISFAYANAQAGEQRLVMERGDSTIVFEPYAPNVIRVTLSLLKDPALAAPGYGFVASPSATGWNHAQGGIDDVYRSSRLVVTLKGHRTGGTPPPQSVMDPGKYFSGSTPGADITFTTPEGKTLAELNGWSMSAPNHKDGNSQVLYDRRTTDPNFYQVGADFASPDDEHYYGLGQNQEGYLDHRGHVVHCWHDYNAPGGQSVCVPFMVTNYGYGIVWDNPSKTTIAPHFNERTSWTSEAGARVSFFLIAGKTTDEIYAGYRLLTGATPLLPKADYGYIQCKQRYRSQDEVMAVAKGYRERHLPADVIVVDWLYYSKMGQMDFVPNLWPDPKAMNGELHKMGFQTMISVWPRFEQGSRYYDFILKKGWFEHLADGTPTNGLPFDKAGSDIDTTNPDAAHWYWNMIKENIISKGFDSIWADETEPDLPPNGSYLQIGPGTQYFNVYPLFHTAAIYDGFRRDTPHRGLVLSRDAYLGAQRNGAIFWSSDITATWDAFRRQVPTGLDFTASGLTYWSNDTGGWQPLPAVHHPEHPPLIDPSDVHDNVGGYDDYVELYTRWFEYATFLPIMRTHGSRRYNEVWSYGKQAEPILEKYLKLRYELLPYIYSLGYQTYQTGAPFMRALFMDFPNDANVIDIRDEYMLGPAFLVAPMTEQGATSRSIYLPAGADWYNYWTNERIKGGQTITVNAPIDTIPLFVRAGSIIPTGSYIENTSQPQQIAKVHVYPGADADFALFQDDGNTYAYEKGDAKITHLHWNDSSHQLTHEGAQAWSGSDATVIDVIGR